The Synechocystis sp. PCC 7509 genome includes a window with the following:
- a CDS encoding Uma2 family endonuclease produces the protein MTALTLNLHSAIELTDERFEQICQSNRDLRFERTATGELVIMLPAGSDTGRQNCELNGQLWLWNRQNRLGVGFDSSAGFTLPNGAIRSPDLSWIKQERWDSLNTAQKRKFAPICPNFVAELCSQCDRLTDVQSKMQEYLDNGAILGWLIDPESQVEIYRPNQTVEVKNALNSLSGEDVLPGFELDLQEIWA, from the coding sequence ATGACTGCCTTAACTCTAAATCTCCACTCCGCTATAGAACTTACCGACGAGCGCTTTGAGCAGATTTGTCAATCTAACCGAGATTTAAGATTTGAACGCACTGCTACCGGAGAATTAGTAATTATGTTACCCGCCGGAAGCGATACAGGTAGGCAAAATTGTGAGTTGAATGGGCAGTTGTGGCTATGGAATCGGCAAAATCGTCTGGGTGTAGGCTTTGATTCTTCGGCGGGTTTTACGCTCCCTAACGGTGCGATTCGTTCTCCCGATCTTTCGTGGATAAAACAAGAGCGTTGGGATAGCCTAAATACTGCTCAAAAGCGTAAATTTGCGCCTATTTGTCCCAATTTTGTAGCGGAATTATGTTCTCAGTGCGATCGCCTAACTGATGTACAAAGCAAAATGCAAGAATACTTAGACAATGGCGCGATCTTAGGCTGGTTAATCGATCCCGAAAGCCAAGTAGAAATCTATCGCCCTAATCAAACAGTAGAAGTTAAAAACGCTCTTAACTCTCTTTCTGGAGAAGATGTACTGCCGGGTTTTGAGCTAGATTTACAAGAGATTTGGGCTTAA
- the gatA gene encoding Asp-tRNA(Asn)/Glu-tRNA(Gln) amidotransferase subunit GatA, translating to MASIRELHQQLVNKERSAVEITQETLNRIAALEPKLHSFLCVTAEQALSQAKAVDAKIAAKEDIGLLAGIPIGIKDNMCTKGIPTTCASKMLEHFVPPYESTVTQLLAEAGAVMVGKTNLDEFAMGSSTENSAYQVTANPWDLTRVPGGSSGGSAAAVAADECTVSIGSDTGGSIRLPASFCGVVGMKPTYGLVSRFGLVAFGSSLDQIGPFGRSVEDTAILLKAIASYDPKDSTSLKVEIPDYTQSLKTDLKNLKIGIIKETFGEGLDPVVAEAVNKAIEQLKQLGAEIKEISCPRFRYGLPSYYIIAPSEVSANLARYDGVKYGLRTSNPENLLSMYTRTRAEGFGTEVKRRIMLGTYTLSAGYYDAYYLKAQKVRTLIKQDFEKAFAEVDVLVSPTAPTTAFKAGERNADPMSMYLTDLMTIPVNLAGLPGLSLPCGFDNDGLPIGLQLISNVLREDQLFHVAYAYEQSTEWKNHTPQLT from the coding sequence ATGGCATCCATCCGCGAGTTGCACCAGCAGCTAGTTAATAAAGAACGCTCTGCTGTCGAAATTACCCAAGAAACTTTAAACCGCATTGCAGCCTTAGAACCCAAACTACATAGCTTTTTGTGTGTCACGGCGGAGCAAGCATTATCTCAAGCAAAAGCCGTTGATGCCAAAATTGCAGCCAAAGAGGACATTGGCTTATTAGCTGGAATTCCTATCGGCATTAAAGACAATATGTGTACTAAAGGCATTCCCACAACTTGCGCCTCAAAAATGTTGGAACACTTTGTACCGCCTTACGAATCTACAGTAACTCAACTCCTCGCCGAGGCGGGTGCGGTAATGGTGGGTAAAACTAACCTTGATGAGTTTGCAATGGGAAGTTCTACCGAAAATTCTGCTTATCAAGTTACCGCCAATCCTTGGGATCTAACCCGCGTCCCTGGGGGGTCTTCTGGGGGTTCTGCCGCCGCCGTAGCCGCCGATGAATGTACCGTATCCATTGGATCGGATACGGGGGGTTCTATCCGCTTGCCTGCCTCTTTTTGTGGGGTTGTGGGGATGAAACCAACTTATGGTTTAGTTTCGCGGTTTGGTTTGGTGGCTTTTGGTTCGTCATTAGATCAAATTGGCCCTTTTGGACGCAGTGTTGAAGATACGGCAATATTGTTAAAGGCGATCGCATCTTACGATCCCAAAGACTCTACAAGCTTAAAAGTAGAGATCCCCGACTATACCCAATCTCTAAAAACCGACCTCAAAAACCTCAAAATCGGCATCATTAAGGAAACTTTTGGCGAAGGTTTAGATCCCGTAGTTGCGGAAGCCGTAAATAAAGCCATTGAACAACTTAAACAATTAGGCGCAGAAATCAAAGAGATTTCTTGTCCTCGTTTTCGCTACGGTTTACCCAGCTATTACATTATTGCGCCTTCAGAAGTATCGGCAAACTTAGCTCGTTACGACGGCGTTAAATACGGCTTGCGGACTTCCAATCCCGAAAACCTGTTATCAATGTACACTCGCACTCGCGCCGAAGGTTTTGGTACAGAAGTCAAACGGCGGATTATGCTTGGAACTTATACGTTATCGGCGGGGTATTACGACGCTTACTATCTCAAAGCGCAAAAAGTCCGCACTTTAATTAAGCAAGACTTTGAAAAAGCTTTTGCAGAAGTAGATGTATTAGTATCTCCCACCGCGCCAACTACAGCCTTTAAAGCTGGCGAAAGAAATGCCGATCCTATGAGTATGTATTTGACCGATTTAATGACTATTCCCGTAAATTTGGCGGGTTTGCCTGGTTTAAGCTTACCTTGCGGCTTTGATAACGATGGTTTACCGATTGGATTGCAGCTAATAAGTAACGTCTTACGCGAAGATCAATTGTTTCATGTTGCCTACGCTTACGAACAATCTACTGAGTGGAAAAACCATACACCACAATTAACTTAA
- a CDS encoding alpha/beta hydrolase translates to MRKKPLLKLLLGTGVVFAIAYLAACTYLFRQQGRFIFFPSSVIETTPKAFNLDFQEVWLPVNTASGKVEKIHGWWIPATTTKAKTLLYLHGNGINIGANAEHTNRFHQMGFAVLIIDYRGYGLSEGSFPNEESVYQDATTAWDYLVKQRQISPNNIILYGHSLGGAIAINLATQHPEAAGLIVNSSFTSIADVVNSGGQFRLFPVELILNQRFESIKKIKLLQMPVLFIHGTDDTVVPFNMSKQLYAAAPQPKQLFIVPNAGHNNTAQIAGLKYFETVKKFVSQIVK, encoded by the coding sequence ATGCGGAAAAAACCTTTATTGAAGTTGCTATTGGGTACGGGGGTTGTATTTGCGATCGCTTATTTAGCTGCTTGTACCTACTTATTTCGCCAGCAAGGGCGTTTTATCTTCTTTCCTTCCTCGGTGATTGAAACTACTCCCAAAGCCTTTAACCTTGATTTTCAAGAGGTATGGCTACCTGTAAATACTGCTTCCGGGAAGGTAGAAAAAATACATGGTTGGTGGATTCCCGCTACTACCACCAAGGCTAAAACTTTACTTTACTTGCATGGTAATGGGATAAATATCGGTGCAAATGCGGAGCATACTAATCGCTTTCATCAGATGGGTTTTGCAGTATTAATTATAGATTATCGGGGTTATGGGCTTAGTGAGGGTAGTTTTCCAAACGAAGAAAGTGTCTATCAAGATGCAACGACAGCTTGGGATTATTTAGTTAAACAGAGACAAATTTCGCCCAATAATATTATTTTATACGGGCATTCTTTGGGAGGTGCGATCGCCATTAATTTAGCCACTCAGCACCCCGAAGCCGCCGGATTAATTGTCAATAGTTCCTTTACTTCTATTGCAGACGTTGTTAATAGTGGCGGTCAATTTAGATTATTTCCTGTAGAGTTAATTCTCAATCAGCGCTTTGAATCTATAAAAAAAATCAAGCTTCTGCAAATGCCAGTTTTATTTATTCATGGTACAGATGATACTGTAGTTCCTTTTAATATGAGCAAACAATTGTATGCTGCTGCACCTCAACCGAAGCAACTATTTATAGTTCCCAATGCTGGACACAATAACACTGCACAAATTGCCGGGTTAAAATACTTTGAAACTGTAAAAAAGTTTGTTAGCCAAATAGTTAAGTAG
- a CDS encoding BrnT family toxin codes for MLYQWDNNKAETNRLKHGVDFADAVSVFADDAAITVMDDYPDEERFATMGIDTLGRILVVIYTWRSNDIRLISARKATRSERRQYED; via the coding sequence ATGCTATATCAATGGGACAACAACAAAGCTGAGACAAATCGTCTAAAACACGGTGTTGACTTTGCTGATGCTGTTTCGGTGTTTGCTGATGATGCAGCAATTACTGTCATGGATGATTATCCTGATGAAGAAAGATTTGCCACTATGGGTATAGATACACTTGGGAGAATTCTTGTAGTAATTTACACTTGGCGTAGCAACGATATCAGATTAATCTCCGCACGAAAAGCAACTCGCTCTGAACGCCGACAGTATGAGGATTAA
- a CDS encoding BrnA antitoxin family protein, producing the protein MTQEYDFSKGKRGAIDPATSGKTRITIRLDDDILEWFRNQVHALGGGNYQTLINKALREYMHNSKEPLEEILRRVVREELHKLN; encoded by the coding sequence ATGACACAAGAGTATGATTTTAGTAAAGGAAAACGCGGTGCGATCGATCCAGCTACTTCTGGTAAAACACGCATTACAATTCGTTTAGATGATGACATTTTAGAATGGTTCCGCAATCAAGTACACGCTTTAGGTGGTGGAAATTACCAAACTTTGATTAATAAAGCCTTGCGCGAATATATGCACAATAGCAAAGAGCCTTTAGAAGAAATTCTGCGCCGAGTAGTGCGCGAAGAATTACACAAATTAAACTAA
- a CDS encoding DNA polymerase III subunit alpha — MSFVGLHIHSDYSLLDGASQLPALVDRAIELDMKAIALTDHGVMYGAIELIKVCRSRNVKPIIGNEMYVMNGDIENKDRRKIPKYHQVVLAKNTQGYKNLVKLTTISHLKGMQGSGIFARPCINKELLKQYHEGLIVTSACLGGEIPQAILAGRLDVARKVAKEYKDIFADDYYLEIQDHGSPEDRIVNVEIIKIARELDIKFIATNDSHFVSCYDVEAHDALLCIQTKKLISEDKRMRYSGTEYLKSAQEMRELFRDHLPEDVINEAIATTVEIAEKVEPYHLMGESRIPNYEVPAGHTADTYLEYVTWQGLLQRFNRKSPQEIEPVYRERLDYELKMMQQMGFATYFLVVWDYIKYARDNGIPVGPGRGSAAGSLVAYALRITNIDPVHHGLLFERFLNPERKSMPDIDTDFCIEKRGEVIEYVTKRYGADKVAQIITFNRLTSKSVLKDVARVLDIPYGESDKMAKLIPVVRGKPTKLAVMISDATPAPEFKEKYDNDPTVHHWIDMAMRVEGTNKTYGVHAAGVVISSEPLDEIVPLQKNNDGSVITQYFMEDLESLGLLKMDFLGLRNLTLIQKTVDLIQQNRHITIDPDALPLEERRVQKILAKGEVKKMPDDVKKTYKILEDGELEGIFQLESSGMRQIVRDLRPSCIEDISSILALYRPGPLDAGLIPEFIDRKHGREKIEYKTPLQEPILEETYGVLVYQEQIMKQAQDVAGYSLGQADLLRRAMGKKKGSEMQKHRETFVDGAAKNGVRQQVAEFLFEQMVKFAEYCFNKSHSTAYAYVTYQTSYLKANYPVEYMAALLTSNSGDTDKVQKYIAACLTMNIPIEQVDINRSVVDFAPLDTTILFGFCAVRNLGLGASECILEARNKGGEFKSLADLCDRVDLHTVSRRALETLILCGGFDKIEPNRNQLIHDLDVVLDWSASRLKERASGQVNLFDWSGLANNEPASNKFDSVPKAAKVADFSQQEKLNKEKELLGFYVSDHPLKSVRSATQVLAPINLSELEAQSKKALLCAVVMISSIKPITTKKGDRMAIVKLEDLTGQTEAVVFPRTFEQIGSLLTVDARLIVWGKLDRKDDDTLQLIIENAQLIDQVQMVMVELTIEQAIDTSKQNHLRSILQEQSGDKDKANTPVLAIITALNNRQLVRFGRQYWVQNCNAAVQSLTNAKFMAYAQPLANFT; from the coding sequence ATGTCTTTTGTTGGTTTACACATTCACAGCGATTACAGCTTGCTTGATGGCGCAAGTCAACTACCTGCACTGGTAGATAGAGCGATTGAATTAGACATGAAAGCGATCGCACTTACAGATCACGGTGTCATGTATGGGGCAATTGAACTAATTAAAGTTTGTCGTAGTAGAAATGTCAAGCCAATTATTGGCAACGAAATGTATGTAATGAACGGCGATATTGAAAATAAAGATCGTCGTAAAATTCCTAAATATCATCAAGTTGTTTTAGCAAAAAATACTCAAGGCTACAAAAATTTAGTTAAATTAACAACTATTTCTCACCTCAAAGGAATGCAAGGAAGCGGTATTTTTGCCCGTCCTTGTATTAATAAAGAATTACTTAAACAATACCATGAAGGTTTAATTGTCACCAGCGCTTGTTTAGGCGGCGAAATACCTCAAGCAATTCTTGCTGGAAGATTAGATGTAGCGCGGAAAGTAGCCAAAGAATATAAAGATATATTTGCAGATGATTATTACTTAGAAATTCAAGATCATGGTTCACCAGAAGATCGAATTGTAAATGTAGAAATTATTAAAATTGCTCGTGAATTAGATATTAAATTTATTGCAACTAACGACTCGCATTTTGTGTCTTGCTACGACGTAGAAGCACACGACGCATTGCTATGTATTCAAACTAAAAAGCTAATTAGTGAAGACAAGCGGATGCGTTATAGCGGTACAGAGTATCTCAAATCCGCTCAAGAAATGAGAGAGTTGTTTAGAGATCATCTACCCGAAGACGTAATTAATGAAGCGATCGCAACTACTGTAGAAATTGCCGAAAAAGTCGAACCTTATCATCTTATGGGTGAATCGCGTATTCCTAATTATGAAGTTCCGGCGGGACATACGGCGGACACTTATTTAGAATACGTGACTTGGCAAGGATTATTACAAAGATTTAACCGCAAATCTCCCCAGGAAATTGAGCCAGTTTATCGAGAAAGGCTAGATTACGAACTAAAAATGATGCAGCAAATGGGTTTTGCTACTTACTTTTTGGTGGTGTGGGATTACATCAAATACGCTAGAGATAATGGTATTCCTGTAGGACCAGGTAGAGGTTCAGCCGCAGGTTCTTTAGTTGCTTACGCGCTGCGAATTACTAATATCGATCCCGTACATCATGGGTTATTATTTGAGCGTTTTTTGAACCCCGAACGTAAATCAATGCCAGATATTGATACAGATTTTTGCATTGAAAAACGCGGGGAAGTAATAGAATATGTAACAAAAAGATATGGTGCGGATAAAGTTGCTCAAATTATTACTTTTAACCGCTTAACGTCAAAATCTGTACTCAAAGATGTAGCAAGAGTATTAGATATTCCTTACGGCGAATCGGACAAAATGGCAAAGTTAATTCCTGTAGTTAGAGGGAAGCCAACTAAGTTAGCGGTAATGATTTCTGATGCTACACCCGCACCAGAATTTAAAGAAAAGTATGACAACGATCCAACAGTACATCATTGGATTGATATGGCAATGCGTGTAGAAGGAACTAATAAAACCTACGGCGTTCACGCTGCTGGAGTTGTGATTTCTTCCGAGCCACTAGATGAAATTGTCCCGTTACAAAAGAATAATGACGGCTCAGTAATTACTCAATACTTCATGGAAGATTTGGAATCTTTAGGATTATTGAAAATGGACTTTTTGGGATTAAGAAATTTAACTTTAATCCAAAAAACCGTCGATTTAATTCAACAAAATCGTCATATTACTATCGATCCTGATGCCTTACCTTTAGAAGAAAGGAGAGTACAAAAAATCCTGGCTAAAGGCGAAGTAAAAAAAATGCCTGATGATGTAAAAAAAACCTACAAAATCTTAGAAGATGGAGAATTAGAAGGTATTTTTCAATTAGAATCTTCAGGAATGCGGCAAATAGTTAGAGATTTGCGTCCTTCTTGTATAGAAGATATTTCTTCTATCTTGGCATTATATCGCCCAGGACCATTAGATGCGGGTTTAATTCCTGAATTTATCGATCGCAAACACGGTAGAGAAAAAATAGAATATAAAACTCCATTGCAAGAGCCAATTTTAGAAGAAACCTATGGAGTTTTAGTCTATCAAGAGCAGATTATGAAACAGGCTCAAGACGTGGCTGGGTATTCTTTGGGACAAGCAGATTTACTTAGACGCGCTATGGGTAAAAAGAAAGGATCGGAGATGCAGAAACATCGAGAAACTTTTGTAGATGGAGCGGCAAAAAATGGTGTAAGACAACAAGTTGCTGAATTTTTGTTTGAGCAAATGGTCAAATTCGCAGAATATTGCTTCAATAAATCCCATTCTACAGCTTATGCTTATGTAACTTATCAAACAAGTTACTTAAAAGCCAACTATCCCGTTGAATATATGGCGGCGCTACTAACATCAAATAGCGGCGACACAGACAAGGTGCAAAAATATATTGCTGCTTGTTTGACAATGAATATTCCCATAGAACAAGTAGATATCAATCGTTCAGTTGTAGACTTTGCGCCGTTAGATACTACAATTTTGTTTGGATTTTGTGCAGTGCGAAATCTTGGATTAGGTGCAAGCGAATGTATTTTAGAAGCAAGAAATAAGGGGGGCGAATTTAAGTCTTTAGCCGATTTATGCGATCGCGTAGATTTGCATACCGTCAGCCGTCGCGCCTTGGAAACCCTAATTTTATGTGGTGGTTTTGACAAAATTGAGCCTAATCGCAATCAATTAATCCACGACTTAGATGTAGTTTTAGATTGGTCAGCTTCTCGCCTTAAAGAACGCGCCAGTGGACAAGTAAACCTCTTTGATTGGAGTGGTTTAGCAAATAATGAGCCAGCAAGTAATAAGTTTGATTCTGTCCCTAAAGCGGCAAAAGTAGCCGATTTTTCTCAACAAGAAAAGCTCAATAAAGAAAAAGAATTACTTGGCTTTTATGTTTCCGATCATCCTTTAAAATCTGTTCGTTCCGCGACGCAGGTTTTAGCACCAATTAATTTAAGTGAATTAGAAGCGCAAAGCAAAAAAGCTTTACTGTGTGCCGTGGTAATGATTAGTAGCATTAAACCAATTACTACCAAAAAAGGCGATCGCATGGCAATTGTGAAGCTTGAAGACTTGACAGGACAAACGGAAGCTGTCGTATTTCCCAGAACCTTTGAGCAAATTGGCTCATTGCTAACGGTCGATGCGCGGCTAATTGTTTGGGGTAAACTCGATCGCAAAGATGACGATACGCTTCAGCTAATTATTGAAAACGCTCAATTAATCGATCAAGTGCAGATGGTAATGGTAGAACTAACTATCGAACAAGCTATAGACACTTCAAAGCAAAACCACTTAAGAAGCATCTTACAAGAGCAATCTGGTGACAAAGACAAAGCCAATACTCCTGTCCTAGCAATCATTACAGCACTAAATAATCGTCAATTAGTCCGTTTTGGTCGTCAGTATTGGGTTCAAAATTGCAATGCTGCGGTACAGTCGCTCACAAATGCAAAGTTTATGGCTTATGCTCAACCTTTAGCTAATTTTACTTAG
- a CDS encoding zeta toxin family protein, producing MLPFLLFLVRYAYVTQFLTLLTKNLLKVLVMPNIYVIGGANGSGKTTTAKRVLPNSLEVIEYVNADEIAAGISMFNPESVAILAGRLMLERLEILANSGVNFAFETTLAARYFASFLRKFKLKGYNINLIFFWLQSPELAIERVRRRVESGGHNIPEDVIRRRYTRGVKNLFKLYMPLCDNWVIYDNSKGNSQVVAGCELEQKPIIYQPKIWNQIRGIINE from the coding sequence ATGCTACCATTTTTATTGTTTTTAGTAAGATATGCTTATGTTACTCAATTCTTAACTTTACTCACTAAAAACTTATTGAAAGTATTAGTAATGCCGAATATTTATGTTATTGGTGGTGCGAATGGTTCAGGGAAAACAACTACAGCCAAAAGAGTCTTGCCAAATTCTCTAGAAGTTATCGAATATGTCAACGCTGATGAAATTGCTGCGGGAATTTCAATGTTTAACCCAGAATCGGTTGCTATTCTTGCCGGAAGGTTAATGTTAGAAAGATTAGAAATTCTTGCTAATTCTGGTGTTAATTTTGCTTTTGAAACAACTCTTGCGGCTAGATATTTTGCTAGTTTTTTGAGAAAATTTAAGTTAAAAGGCTACAATATAAACTTAATTTTCTTTTGGTTACAAAGTCCTGAGTTAGCAATAGAGCGAGTACGCAGGCGAGTAGAAAGCGGCGGTCATAATATTCCTGAAGATGTCATTCGCCGCCGTTATACAAGAGGTGTTAAAAACTTATTTAAGTTGTATATGCCGCTATGCGATAATTGGGTTATATATGATAATTCTAAAGGAAATTCTCAAGTAGTTGCAGGTTGTGAACTTGAACAAAAACCAATTATTTATCAACCTAAAATCTGGAATCAAATCAGAGGAATTATTAATGAATGA
- a CDS encoding cation:proton antiporter gives MHCAPTTVDVYELNRIVVESATTFFWVYTRLQILLTNVDVPELVPILIILLLIATTVALVSRRLGIPYVTGLVLAGLPITELLSRRVGLDPYLVLNLFLPILIFEAGINTDVRRLRSTFKPIALLAGPGAILATAIIAVLLKFGLSLDWIPALFLGVILANTDTVSMIAVFKDIPVPARLSTIVEGETLFNDAAALVLFNLVVKVYSTGSLTFLEGIQEFLFVAVGGSLVGAVLGYLSIPIFARLNDPLSSLLLTVAVALGTSQAGQFLGVSGPVAVVVAGLIFGNLGLSRTNSAGDRITLLSFWEYAGFGVNTFIFLLIGIEINPVTLSKILPAVLIAVLAYQIGRLLTVYPLLAGVRWIDRAIPIRWQHLLFIGNIKGSLSMALALSLPTNLPGREYLITLVYGCVLVSLVGQGLSLPWLVKRLKLAKFSETRQQIEELQAQLITGKAAQDELDSLLKSGVLPKAVYEEMRSGYQVRIAAAEKILRDIYNRRSDTKGDRSKLDAVRRRLLLAEKGALGEAIRKQILSAEIGRSRLQDIDEQLLKLEDD, from the coding sequence ATGCATTGCGCCCCTACTACGGTGGATGTTTATGAATTAAATAGGATTGTTGTAGAATCTGCAACAACATTTTTTTGGGTTTACACTCGTTTACAAATACTTTTAACTAACGTAGATGTGCCTGAATTAGTCCCAATTTTAATTATTCTATTGTTGATTGCTACTACCGTCGCCTTGGTTTCGCGGCGGCTAGGAATCCCTTATGTTACGGGTTTAGTTCTAGCAGGTTTGCCTATCACCGAGTTATTGTCTCGTCGTGTTGGCTTAGATCCCTACCTAGTTTTAAACCTTTTTCTGCCCATTTTAATATTTGAAGCGGGGATTAATACCGATGTCCGCCGCCTCCGCAGCACTTTTAAACCTATTGCTTTATTAGCTGGCCCTGGGGCGATATTAGCCACTGCTATTATCGCTGTACTATTAAAATTTGGGCTGAGTTTAGACTGGATACCAGCCTTGTTTTTAGGTGTAATTCTGGCAAATACCGATACGGTGTCAATGATTGCTGTATTTAAAGATATTCCAGTCCCCGCAAGGCTTTCTACTATTGTTGAAGGGGAAACTTTATTCAATGATGCCGCCGCTTTAGTTTTATTTAACCTAGTTGTAAAAGTATATTCAACGGGTTCTTTGACATTTTTAGAGGGAATCCAAGAATTTTTATTTGTGGCGGTGGGAGGTAGTCTTGTTGGCGCAGTTTTGGGCTACTTGAGTATACCCATATTTGCCCGTTTAAACGACCCTCTAAGCAGCCTGTTGTTGACTGTTGCCGTTGCTTTGGGAACGTCTCAAGCGGGGCAGTTTCTCGGCGTATCTGGCCCTGTAGCTGTGGTAGTGGCGGGGTTAATTTTCGGCAATTTGGGGCTTTCGCGGACTAATTCAGCAGGCGATCGCATTACCTTACTAAGCTTCTGGGAATATGCTGGTTTTGGGGTCAATACTTTTATATTTCTGCTCATTGGCATCGAAATAAACCCTGTAACTTTAAGTAAAATTTTACCCGCAGTTTTAATTGCAGTTTTGGCTTACCAAATCGGGCGATTGCTTACGGTTTATCCTTTGCTGGCTGGAGTACGCTGGATCGATCGCGCTATTCCCATTCGTTGGCAACATTTACTGTTTATTGGCAATATCAAAGGTTCGCTTTCAATGGCTTTAGCGTTAAGTTTGCCCACTAACTTACCAGGGCGAGAATACTTGATTACTTTAGTTTATGGTTGCGTGTTGGTATCTTTAGTAGGTCAAGGTTTAAGTTTGCCTTGGTTAGTAAAACGTTTAAAATTAGCTAAATTTTCTGAAACTCGCCAGCAAATTGAGGAGTTGCAAGCGCAGTTAATTACAGGTAAAGCCGCTCAAGATGAATTAGATAGTTTGTTGAAGTCAGGAGTATTGCCTAAAGCTGTGTATGAGGAAATGCGATCGGGTTATCAAGTACGAATAGCCGCAGCAGAAAAAATACTGCGAGACATCTACAATCGCCGCTCAGATACCAAGGGCGATCGCTCAAAACTTGATGCTGTTCGCCGCCGCTTGCTGCTGGCAGAAAAAGGCGCTTTAGGTGAAGCCATCCGCAAACAAATTCTTTCTGCCGAAATTGGGCGATCGCGTTTACAAGATATTGACGAGCAATTGCTAAAACTAGAAGATGATTAG
- a CDS encoding DUF3124 domain-containing protein, producing the protein MALIFLTACTASEMPPLPIVASPKVVTLEQNFQAAIGQTIYVPIYSHIYYENRQKTFDLAATLSIRNTDLTSPMIVTAVRYYDTNGKLLRQYVEKPIQLEALASTDFVVDKNDTSGGSGANFIVEWVAKTEISEPIVEAVMIGSALQQGISWISPGKVIKQTNQQKAPN; encoded by the coding sequence GTGGCGCTAATTTTTCTAACGGCTTGTACTGCTTCGGAAATGCCACCGTTGCCAATCGTTGCATCGCCTAAAGTGGTGACTTTAGAGCAAAATTTTCAAGCAGCAATCGGACAAACTATTTACGTGCCGATTTATTCGCATATTTATTATGAAAATCGGCAAAAGACTTTCGATTTAGCAGCTACATTAAGCATTCGCAATACAGATTTGACAAGTCCCATGATTGTTACGGCGGTACGCTACTACGACACCAATGGTAAATTACTGCGACAGTATGTAGAAAAGCCCATTCAACTTGAGGCTTTAGCTTCCACAGATTTTGTAGTAGATAAAAACGATACCAGTGGCGGTAGTGGGGCAAATTTTATTGTGGAATGGGTAGCAAAGACAGAAATTTCCGAACCCATAGTAGAAGCTGTAATGATTGGTAGTGCTTTACAACAAGGCATTTCTTGGATTAGTCCGGGTAAGGTAATTAAACAAACTAATCAACAGAAAGCGCCTAACTAA
- a CDS encoding potassium channel family protein — MYVLIGGGGLIGLSLAQRLVELGHTVAVIDINAVACRYAREQVGAMAFEGSAVSTEVLLEAGIRKADSVVAALRSDALNLAMVTLAKHYGAPHIVTRMRHRDFAEPLRIVGANHIVSTVELAVSTMVNAIAYPQVESMMHFEQGQIEVLKLAIAENCYVVGRSVAEIAQDSRFPNGSLIIGYQAHAHEDLIIPNGSTVLEPSSTVLIVTKPGSLHQVIDFIEGCK, encoded by the coding sequence ATGTACGTGCTAATTGGTGGCGGCGGTTTAATTGGGCTGAGTTTGGCACAGAGACTTGTAGAATTAGGTCATACAGTGGCGGTAATTGACATTAATGCCGTTGCTTGCCGTTATGCCCGTGAACAAGTAGGAGCGATGGCTTTTGAAGGCAGTGCGGTAAGTACCGAAGTGTTGCTAGAAGCAGGGATTCGTAAAGCAGATTCGGTAGTTGCGGCTTTGCGGAGCGATGCTTTAAATCTAGCAATGGTGACGCTTGCCAAACACTACGGAGCGCCGCATATTGTTACTCGGATGCGTCACCGCGATTTTGCCGAACCTTTACGCATAGTTGGCGCAAATCATATAGTTAGTACGGTAGAACTAGCCGTATCAACAATGGTAAATGCGATCGCCTATCCTCAAGTAGAGTCAATGATGCACTTTGAACAGGGACAAATTGAAGTGTTGAAACTGGCGATCGCCGAAAATTGTTATGTTGTTGGGCGTAGCGTTGCCGAAATTGCTCAAGACTCCCGGTTTCCTAATGGCTCTTTAATTATTGGCTATCAAGCTCACGCTCATGAAGACTTGATAATTCCTAATGGTAGTACGGTATTAGAACCAAGTTCGACGGTGTTAATCGTCACAAAGCCCGGTTCGCTGCATCAAGTTATTGATTTTATTGAAGGTTGTAAATAA
- a CDS encoding type II toxin-antitoxin system Phd/YefM family antitoxin, translating to MQVSLIEAATSLNDLVEAAINGEEVILLDGDRPVIRLTPIESVKPNRQPGSAKGAIWISDDFDEPLEEFREYMV from the coding sequence ATGCAAGTATCTTTAATCGAAGCTGCCACCAGTTTAAATGATTTAGTTGAAGCTGCTATCAATGGCGAAGAAGTGATTTTGCTTGATGGCGATCGCCCTGTAATTAGATTAACGCCAATAGAATCAGTAAAGCCTAATCGTCAGCCTGGTAGTGCCAAAGGAGCGATTTGGATATCTGATGATTTCGATGAGCCGCTAGAAGAATTTAGAGAATATATGGTTTAA